Within the Achromobacter spanius genome, the region AAACTTGTTTGAAGACACGTTTGAACATCTGGGTTCCTTCAGTGCTTGTTGGAGAAGTCGTATCAGGCTTTTCTTTGCTGCCTGTCTTTCAGCGACCTTCGCATCTTAGGGGCCCAACGTGACAAGATAGTGACAGTCACATACGGTTCATGTTGCCCCGTCCCCGACCGTTGAAAAACGGTGGCCGCCCGGGAAAACCAGGGCGGCCACAGTATTTTGGGGTCGCACCCCACATGAAAATGGTCGGCTTATACGCCCAGTTTCTGCATCAGATAATGATGCAAGTTGAAGGGTTCGCGGCGGCTCTTCACCCGGGCATAATCGCCATCTGGCTGCTGCTGCCACGCCAGTTGGTTGTCGCGCAGCGCGTAAGTGAACGCTTCGTCGACCACCCGTTTTTTCAGGGTCTTGTCGTAGATCGGGAACGCAATTTCCACCCGGCGGAAGAAATTGCGGTCCATCCAGTCGGCCGAAGACAGATAGACCGTTTCCTCGCCGTCCGCATAGAAATAGAACACCCGCGAATGCTCCAGGAAGCGGCCCACGATGGAGCGCACGCGGATGTTTTCGGATAGGCCGGACACGCCAGCGCGCAACGCACACACCCCGCGCACGATCAGGTCGATCTTGACCCCGGCCTGGCTGGCTTTATAGAGCTCTTCGATCACCTGCTCTTCCAGCAGCGAATTCATCTTGGCCATGATGCGCGCGCGCTTGCCCGCCTTGGCCGCCCGCGCCTCCGCACGGATCAGGGCCACCATGCCGTCATGCATGGTGAACGGCGACTGCATCAGTGCCTTGAGCGAGCGGCGCGCGCCCAGCCCGGTCAACTGCGCAAACACCTTGTCCATGTCCTCGCACAGCTTCGGGTCCGCGGTCAGCAGGCCAAAATCGGTGTACAGGCGCGCGGTGCGGGGGTGATAGTTGCCGGTGCCCAGGTGCGCATAGCGGCGCAAACGGCCTTTTTCGCGGCGCAGCACCACGGCCATCTTGGCGTGCGTCTTGTGGGCCACCACGCCATACACCACGTGCGCCCCCACCTCTTCCAGCTTGGATGCCCAGTTGATGTTGGTCTGCTCGTCAAAGCGCGCCATCAACTCCACCACCACCGTCACTTCCTTGCCGGCCCGCGCGGCGGCCAGCAGGATCTTCATCAGCTCGGAATCTTCGCCCGTGCGGTAGATGGTCTGCTTGATGGCCATGACGTCAGGGTCCAGCGCCGCCGCGGTCAGGAAATCAATGACGGGCTGAAACGACTGGTACGGGTGGTGAAGCAGGCGGTCCTGCGCGGCCACGGCCTCAAACAGGTCGTGCGGCTTGTCGCCCACCTTATCGAACGGCGCGGGCACGGGCGCGCGGTATTCCGGAAACAGCAGATCGGGCCGCAGGTCGGAATTGCACAGCTGCATCAGGCGCGACAGGTTCACCGGGCCAGGCACGCGGTAAGTGTCCTCGGCCTTCAGCGAGAATTCGCGCTGCAGGAAGGTTTCAAGCTCGACCGGGGTGAGCTTGTCGATCTCCAGGCGCACCGCGGCGCCGAAATTACGCTGCGACAACTCGCCCTGCAAGGCGTGGCGCAGGTTGGTGACTTCTTCCTCGTCAACAAACAGGTCGCTGTTGCGGGTGACACGCCACTGGTAGCAGCCCAGCATTTCCAGACCGGGGAACAGTTCACCCACGAAAGCCCGCAGCAAGGACGTCAGCAGAATGAAGCCTTCCGGGTGGCCGGACAACTCGGGCGGCATCTTGATCAGGCGAGGCAGGGCGCGCGGCGCCTGCACCACGGCAATCGAGGCCTGCCGGCCGAAGGCATCGGCGCCAGACAGCGACACAATGAAGTTCAGGCTTTTGTTGTAGACGCGGGGAAACGGATGCGCCGGGTCCAGCCCGATGGGGGTCAGCAGCGGCATCACATCGCGATTGAACACCTGGCGCGCCCATTCCTGCTGCTCGGCGTTCCATTCGGAAGCGTGATGCAGGGTGATGCCCTCTGCCTGCATGGCGGGCAGGATGTCGTCGTTGAGCAGGTTGTATTGCCGCGCCACCAGGGCGTGCACGGCATGCTGTACGTTTTCGAAGGCCTGGTCCGGTGTCATCCCATCGGGACCCACCAGGTTGGGCGACTGAAGCTGCTGCTCTTTCAGGCTGGAAATCCGGATTTCGAAGAACTCATCCAGATTGGAACTGACGATACACACGTACCGCAGCCTTTCCAGCAACGGCGTTTTCGGATTTTCCGCCATCGCCAGCACGCGTTCGTTGAATTTGAGCAGCGACAACTCGCGATTCATGAGCAAAGGCTCGCCAGGCGGGCGTGTGGGCATACCGGATTCCATACGTTTGGGGGGAGCGTGGAGTTTTACTGCAAAAAAGTGACGGTTCTATGACATAGCGACAAAACCGTAGCGTACGTCAAAAGCGGGACATATAGCGCACGCCACAACGTCGCCAAGCCCATGATCCATAAGCGAAAACCCGTACCCAAGGGCACTGTCACATGGGATCTCTATAATCAGGCCACCTCAAAGCCTATATTACGAGCCGCATGGATCAACTTCTGGCCGCGGTGGACCTCGGGTCCAACAGCTTCCGCCTCTCTATCGGACGCATCGTTCAACAAGACGGTACGCCCCAGATCTACCAGATCGATCGCCTCAAGGAAACCGTTCGGCTTGCCGCCGGACTGGACGCCGAGAAACGCCTGGGCGACGACGCCATCGAACGCGCCATCGCCGTGCTTGAGCGTTTTGGCGACCGTCTGCGCAGCTTCCATCCGAACCGGGTGCGCGCGGTGGCCACCAATACCTTCCGGGTGGCGCGCAACACGCGCGACTTCCTGCCCCGTGCCGAAGCGGCGCTGGGCTTTCCCATTGAAGTCATCGCGGGCCGCGAAGAAGCCCGCTTGATCTTTTCGGGCGTGGTCCACACGCTGCCCCCGTCGCCCAACAAGCGCCTGGTCATCGATATTGGCGGCGGGTCCACCGAAGTCATCATCGGCAAGGGGCACGAGCCTGGTCTGATGTCGTCGTTGTACATGGGCTGCGTCAGCTACAGCCGCCAGTTCTTCTCGGACGGCGTGGTGGACGCGCACCAGATGAAGCAGGCAGAGCTTGCGGCGCGGCGTGAAATCGAAGTCATCGCCAAGCAATACCGCAAAACGGGCTGGAAAGAAGCCTATGGCTCTTCCGGCACCGCCAAGGCGCTGTTTGCCATCCTGACCGAAAGCCGCTTTTCCGACCGCGGCATTACCCGCGCCGGCCTGGCCAAGCTGAAAGACCGCATCGTGCGCTCGGGCCGTGTCATCCCGTCCGAGCTGCCGGGCATCAAGATCGAACGTTCGGACGTGCTGCCCGGCGGGCTGGCCATCATGAGCGCCCTGTTCGATGAACTGGGCATTGACGTCATGCACACCGGTGACGGCGCGCTGCGCCTTGGCGTGCTGTATGACCTGCTGGGCCGCGACGACGAGCACGACAAGCGCGACGAATCCGTGCGCCAGTTCATGAAGCGCTACCACGTGGACGTGAACCAGGCGCGCCGTGTGCGCCATGCCGCGCTGACGCTGTTTGACGCCATGTTCCCCGAAGGCCAGGAACGCGCTGAACTTCGCCCGGCGCTGGGTTGGGCGGCGGACCTGCACGAAGTGGGGGTGTCGATTGCGCACAATGCGTATCACAAGCACACCGCCTACGTGTTGGAAAACGCCGACATGCCGGGCTTCTCACGCGCCGACCAGCAACTGCTGGCGTTGCTGGCGCTGGGCCACCAGGGCAAGCTGACCAAGCTGGAACCGCTGATCCGCACCCGGGCGCAATGGAAAGCCATCCTGAGCCTGCGCCTGGCCGTGCTGTTGTTCCGCCGCCGCGGCGAAATCGAGCCCCTGCCGCTGACCGCGTCGGTACGCGAAAGCTCCATCGTCGTGCGCGTCAACCGCGACTGGCTGACCCAGCACCCCTTGAGCGACTTCACGCTGCGCGCCGAAGAAGCGGAATGGAACAAGGTGGGCTTTTCTTTCGAATTGCTGGAATTCTGATTCTGGCGTCGTCGCGCCTGTGCAAGGCGTGATCGGCGCAGATGGCGCGAACTGCGCGGACGAAAAAAAGCGGGCGACGGCGGTAACGCCCTCGCCCGCTTTTACGCTTTCACGCGCTTAATCTGGAGACAGATCTGTCTGCCGGTGCAACTGCCTGAGCTCAAGACGGATAGGCCGTGTGGCCCGCCGTATCAGCCTGATTTTCATACGGCGGAGCAGGCGGCGCATGATGATCAGCGCTGGCCGTTGACGGCCGCCGGTTGATCCAGGCCGAAGTGGCGGCGGTAACGCTCGTCCATCCGGTCCATCTTCAGCAACACCGGGAAGTCAGCGGCATTGAAATCCGGGTCCCAGGCGGGTTCGCCACAGACCCTGGCGCCCAACTTCAGGTAACCCTTGATCAGCGGCGGAACGCGCGCCGGCAAGGTGCTGTTCAATTTTTCCACCGGGTAGCGGTGCAGCGGGGTCACACTGGGTTCGCCGGCCCGGGGCAGCTTCGGCATGATGGTGCGCCAGACTTCGGCGGCAGTCACGCCATCGTCCCGCAGGCTGACGCTGGCGCAGCCCAGCACGTATTCGTAGCCGCCACGCCGCAGGTATTCCGTCAGGCCCGACCACAACAGCATGATCACCCCGCCGTTGCGGTAGTCCGAATGGGTGCACGACCGGCCTACTTCAACCAGTTGGTCGCGAATGGGACCCAGCCCGGAAAGGTCGAACTCTGATTGCGCGTAATAGCCGCCCGCTTCTCGCGCCTTTTCGGGCGTCAGGATGCGATACGTGCCGACGACGCGGCCCGTATCCATTTCGCGCACCATCAGGTGTTCGCAAAAGGGGTCGAAGCGGTCGTGCTCAATGCCGTCAAGCGCGTCGGGAAACACCGCGCCCATGTCCTCGGTGAAGACGTCGTAACGCAGACGTTGGATCTGCTCGATTTCTTCAGCCGTGCGCGCCAAGCCCACCGCCAGCACTTTCGGGGCGTTGCCCTTCCAAGGTTCAGCGGGATTACGGCTTGGGGTGGTGCGTGCTAGTTCAAGCATTGCGCGAAGCTCCTAGAGAGTCCAGTCAGTTTGGACGCCCTGTATGTCAAAGACTTGACCGATATGTTACGTGACTATGAAGTTTAGTTCGGAGGAGATAGGTCAATTTAGGGCAAATCTCGACAAAACTTTACAAAGCAATACTTGGTGGAAATGCACAAAAGCCACCCACCGCTAAGCGGTGAGTGGCTTTTGGGGACACAGTCAGGAGGCCGGGCTTAAGCCAAGCTGGCGGCAAGCTTCTCTGCGCAGGAAACAGCAAGCGATTCATCTTCCGCTTCGACCATCAAGCGCAATTTCGGTTCAGTGCCTGAAGCGCGGATCAGAATACGGCCGCGGCCGTTCAGTTCCGCCTCGACCGCTGCGCGCGCGGCGGTCAGACCCGCGTGGGTCTTCCAGTCTTGACCAGGCGCCAAGGGCACGTTGATCATTTTTTGCGGGTACATCCGCAGATCGCGCACCCATTGGGCCATCGTCTCGCCGCTGCGGCGCAGCGCCGTCAGCACTTGCAAGGCAGCGATGATGCCGTCGCCCGTGGAGTGGCAATCCAGGCACAGCAGGTGGCCGGAGCTTTCGCCGCCGTACTGCCAGCCGCGAGCCTGCATTTGCTCGAGCACGTAGCGGTCGCCCACGTTGGCGCGCTCGAAGCCCACGCCCAGGCGCTTCATCTCGCGCTCGAAGCCGAAATTGGTCATCAGGGTGCCAACCACGCCGTCGACTTTGCCACGCTGCATGCGCTCGCGCACGATGGCGTACAGCAGTTCGTCGCCGTTATAGATGCGGCCTTCGCCGTCCACAACCTGCAGGCGGTCGGCGTCGCCATCCAGGGCGATGCCCAGGTGCGCGCCACGGGCCTGCACTTCCTTGGCCAGGGATTCGGGATGCAAGGCACCCACGCCCTTGTTGATATTGAAGCCGTCCGGATGCACGCCAATGGCGTGTACCTCGGCGCCCAGCTCGCGGAAGACGTGCGGGGCGATGTTGTAGGCGGCGCCGTGCGCGGCGTCCACAACGATCTTCATGCCGTTCAGGTCCAGGTCGTTCGGGAAGGTGCTCTTGCAGAACTCGATGTAGCGGCCCTGCGAGTCCGACATGCGGCGGGCACGGCCCAAGCCTTCGGAACTGACGCAGCCCAGCGGCTCGTCCAGCGCCGCTTCAATAGCGCTCTCGATTTCGTCCGGCAGCTTCATGCCCTGCGCCGAGAAGAACTTGATGCCGTTGTCCTGATACGGATTGTGCGAGGCGCTGATGACGATGCCCGCCACCAAACGCAGTGCCCGGGTCAGGTAGGCCACGGCCGGCGTCGGGATGGGGCCGGCCAGCAGCACGTCGATGCCGGCGGCGGACAAGCCCGCTTCCAGGGCGGATTCGAGCATATAGCCCGAAATGCGCGTGTCCTTGCCGATGACGACCTGCGGGCGACTGCCGCCGCGCACGGCGTGTTCGCGCGCCAGCACCCGGCCGGCGGCATAACCCAGGCGCAGCGCGAATTCGGCGTTGATCACCGAACCGCCGACTTCACCACGCACCCCATCGGTGCCGAAATACTTGCGTTGACTCATGAACTGATAGCTCCTTGTTCAGCCGCATGCCATACCTTAAGGGCATCCACGGTGGCAGCGACATCGTGCACACGCACGATGGAAGCGCCCCGGGACACGCAGGCAAGCGCTGCGGCGATGCTGCCGGACAGCCGGTCGCCGACCGGTCGGCCCGTGGCCTGCCCGATCATGTTCTTGCGCGACAGGCCGATCAGCAATGGATAACCGGTGCTGCGCAAGCTGGACAAGCGGCGCAGCAATTGGAAGTTTTGGTCCGCCGTCTTGCCGAACCCGAATCCCGGGTCCAGCACGATACGGCGAGGGTCGACCCAGGCCGCGCGCAGCTTCTGCGCGCGAGACCCCAGGAAGAGTCCGATTTCACCGATCAGGTCGGTGTATTCGGGGGGCGAGGCCTGCATGGTGCGAGGCTCGCCCTTCATGTGCATCACGCACAGCCCGCAGCGCGATTGCGCCACCGCCTCGATGGCGCCGGGCTGGCGAAAGCCATAGATGTCGTTGATCATGTCGGCGCCCGCGTCCAGCGTGGCGCGCATGACTTCCGGCTTGAAGGTGTCGATGGATAACGGCACGCCGCAATCGCGCAGCGCCTCGATCACGGGCAACAGGCGGTCGAGTTCATCGGCCACGGAAACCGGGTCGGCGCCAGGGCGTGTGGACTCACCGCCCAGATCCAGGATCTGCGCGCCCTCTTCGATCAAGCGACGCGCGTGCGACACCGCGGAATCCGTATCGTCGTGCTGGCCGCCGTCGGAAAACGAATCCGGCGTGACATTGACGATACCCATGACAAGCGGGCGCTCGAGATCAAACTCGAAGCGCCCGCAAAGGAAGTTATTTGCCATGACTCAGGACAAAAAACCTCAGACTGCTGCAGCCGTGCTGCCGTCAGCCGCCAGACCGGTGCTGGGAGGCGGCGTGTCGGTGGAATCCGACGGGCCTTGCGGCGTTTTCGGGGGACGCGGAGGACGGCCCTCGATGATGTCGTTGATCTGGTCGGCGTCGATGGTTTCCCATTCGAGCAGCGCGGACGTCATCACTTCGACCTTGTCACGGTTTTCATCCAGGATCTTGCGCGCGACTTGGTATTGCTCGTCGATGATGCGGCGGATCTCGGTGTCCACCTTCTGCATGGTGGCTTCGGACATGTGGGTCGTCTTGGTGACGCTGCGGCCCAGGAAGACTTCGCCTTCGTTCTCGGCGTAGACCATCGGACCCAGTTCGTCCGTCATGCCGTAGCGGGTGACGATGTCGCGGGCGATGGCGGTGGCGCGTTCGAAGTCGTTCGAGGCGCCCGTCGTCATCTGGTCCATGAACAGTTCTTCGGCGATACGGCCACCGAACAGCACGGCGATGGTCGACAGCAGACGGCCCTTGTCCATGCTGTAGCGGTCGGTTTCAGGCAACTGCATCGTCACGCCCAGCGCACGGCCGCGCGGGATGATGGTGACTTTGTGGACCGGGTCGGTCTTGGGCAACATGCGGGCGACGATCGCGTGGCCGGACTCGTGGTACGCGGTGTTCTTGCGTTCCTCTTCGGGCATGACGATCGAGCGGCGCTCGGCGCCCATGATGATCTTGTCCTTGGCCTTTTCGAAGTCGGACATATCCACCGTGCGGCCATTGCGGCGCGCGGCGAACAAGGCAGCTTCGTTGACCAGGTTGGCCAGGTCGGCGCCCGAAAAACCGGGGCAGCCGCGCGCCAGGATGGTCGCGTCGACGTTGGGCGACAGCGGAACCTTGCGCATATGGACTTTCAGGATCTGCTCGCGGCCACGGATATCGGGCAGCGGCACCACGACCTGGCGGTCGAAACGGCCGGGACGCAGCAGCGCCGGATCCAGCACGTCAGGACGGTTGGTTGCGGCGATCACGATGACGCCCTGGCCGGATTCGAAGCCGTCCATTTCAACCAGCATCTGGTTCAGGGTCTGTTCGCGTTCGTCGTTGCCGCCACCCAGGCCAGCGCCACGCTGACGGCCCACGGCATCAATTTCATCAATGAAGATGATGCAAGGCGCGTGCTTCTTGGCGTTTTCGAACATGTCGCGGACACGGGCCGCGCCCACGCCGACAAACATTTCAACGAAGTCCGAACCCGAGATGCTGAAAAACGGCACCTTGGCTTCACCGGCGATGGCCTTGGCCAGCAGCGTCTTGCCGGTACCGGGCGAGCCCACCATCAGCACGCCGCGCGGGATACGACCACCAAGCTTTTGGAACTTGCTGGGGTCCCGCAGGAAGTCGACCAATTCCTGAACGTCTTCCTTCGCTTCATCGCAGCCCGCGACGTCGGCAAAGGTGATTTGGTTGGTGTTTTCGTCGAGCATGCGGGCGCGTGATTTGCCGAAGCTGAATGCCCCGCCCTTGCCGCCGCCCTGCATCTGTCGCATGAAGAACACCCACACGCCGATCAACAACAGCATGGGGAACCACGACACGAAGATGCTCATCAACAGCGATTGCTCTTCACGCGGCTTGCCGGAAACCTGGACGCCGTACTTCAGCAGATCGGAGACCATCCAGAGGTCGCCCGGCGAAGTCAGCGTATAGGCGCGGCCCGCGTCCGGGGTGACGTACAGCACATCGCCCTGAACGTCGACCTTGCGGATACGTCCCGCCTTGGCGTCGTCCATGAACTGCGTGTAGCTCACGCCGTCCTGGGTCTGAGCGCGTCCGTCGAACTGTTTGAAGACGGTGAACAGCACCAGGGCTATCACCATCCAAACAGCGACTTTCGAAAATGAATTATTCAAGGTCGATCTCCTGCTTTCGATTCCGACCAGCGACCGCGCACCCGCGTATGGCACAGTCACAAGTATGTCAATAGCCCATTCTACCCTGTTGGACCCGATTGCGTCCTGGGATCCCTGGGGCCCGTGTAGTTACGTCTGATTTGTCGTTATGGTGGTCGTTGTCTCGGCAAGCAGGTCAGCTTTTTAGGGGTTCAAGGCAACATGCCCCGACCCGGGTTATTTCAGATCGCGCGCAACCAGAAAGGTTTCAGAGGATTTATCCCGTGAGGCCTTCGGCTTGCGCTCGACCACCCGCTTGAAGTGCTGTTTGAAGGACTGCACGATCTGCGAAAATCCGCTGCCGTGGAAGGCCTTGACGATCAGCGCCCCGTTGGGCTTGAGATGGGCGCGGGAAAACTCCATCGCCAGCTCGCACACATGCTGAATGCGGGCGGAGTCGGCGCTACCCACGCCTGACAAGTTGGGGGCCATGTCCGAGATTACAAGGTCCACGGCGCGAGATCCGACCATGTCTTCCAATTGTTTCAGAACGTCATCGTCGCGGAAGTCGCCCTGGATGAATTCCACCCCGGCCACCGGCTCCATCGGGAGCAGATCCAGCGCAATGATTCGTCCGTCAACGACACCACCCGGGCCGGCCAGGCGCTCGCGCGCCACTTGGGACCAACTGCCGGGCGCCGAACCCAGATCGATGACCAGGTCGCCCCGCCGCATCAGCTTTTCGGTATCCAGGATCTCGATCAGCTTGAAGGCGGCGCGGGCGCGATAGCCCTTCTGTTGCGCCAGCTTCACATAGGGATCGTTGATGTGCTGGTGAATCCAGTCTTTAGAGAATTTATTCTTGGCCATTACCGTACAATTCCACGCATGCCTATATTAGAACTTACCTCTCGTGAGCGCAGCGACCTTCGCTCCGCCGCTCACCCTCTGCGCCCCGTCGTCCTGATTGGCGACAATGGCCTGACCGACGCCGTGCTCAAGGAAATCGACTTGGCACTGGCTTCCCACGGCCTCATCAAGGTGCGCGCCGGCGGCGATGACCGCGAGGCCCGCGAGACCATGTTGTCGACCATCTGCGACACCCTGTCTTGCGCCGCGGTGCACCATTTGGGCAAGACCCTGATTCTTTTCCGCCCGCTGGCCGGCAACATCAAGCCTGCCGCCCTGGCAGCGATGGAGCCCGAGGCTCCCGCCAAGCGCCGCGCTTCCGAACCGTACACGCCGAAGAAGCTGGCCGCCGAAGGCAAAAGCCTTGCCAAGCGCCCGCGCCGCAGCGAGTCCGAAGAGCCCAAGCCAGCCAAGACGCGTTTCGTGCCGCAAGACCAACTGAACAAGAACGGCAAGCCGATGCGCCCCAGCAACAAGCGGGCTACCGCCAGCGGCCACGGCATTCCGCGCCGCGCCGGCAGCGCGCTCAGCCTGCGCGCCGGAGCTCGCAGCGGCACCAGCCGCAAGACGTCGAAAAGATAAGGCCGGGCACAAAAACGGGCGCCTGACGCGCCCGGTCC harbors:
- the folP gene encoding dihydropteroate synthase, which translates into the protein MANNFLCGRFEFDLERPLVMGIVNVTPDSFSDGGQHDDTDSAVSHARRLIEEGAQILDLGGESTRPGADPVSVADELDRLLPVIEALRDCGVPLSIDTFKPEVMRATLDAGADMINDIYGFRQPGAIEAVAQSRCGLCVMHMKGEPRTMQASPPEYTDLIGEIGLFLGSRAQKLRAAWVDPRRIVLDPGFGFGKTADQNFQLLRRLSSLRSTGYPLLIGLSRKNMIGQATGRPVGDRLSGSIAAALACVSRGASIVRVHDVAATVDALKVWHAAEQGAISS
- the ppk1 gene encoding polyphosphate kinase 1, producing the protein MPTRPPGEPLLMNRELSLLKFNERVLAMAENPKTPLLERLRYVCIVSSNLDEFFEIRISSLKEQQLQSPNLVGPDGMTPDQAFENVQHAVHALVARQYNLLNDDILPAMQAEGITLHHASEWNAEQQEWARQVFNRDVMPLLTPIGLDPAHPFPRVYNKSLNFIVSLSGADAFGRQASIAVVQAPRALPRLIKMPPELSGHPEGFILLTSLLRAFVGELFPGLEMLGCYQWRVTRNSDLFVDEEEVTNLRHALQGELSQRNFGAAVRLEIDKLTPVELETFLQREFSLKAEDTYRVPGPVNLSRLMQLCNSDLRPDLLFPEYRAPVPAPFDKVGDKPHDLFEAVAAQDRLLHHPYQSFQPVIDFLTAAALDPDVMAIKQTIYRTGEDSELMKILLAAARAGKEVTVVVELMARFDEQTNINWASKLEEVGAHVVYGVVAHKTHAKMAVVLRREKGRLRRYAHLGTGNYHPRTARLYTDFGLLTADPKLCEDMDKVFAQLTGLGARRSLKALMQSPFTMHDGMVALIRAEARAAKAGKRARIMAKMNSLLEEQVIEELYKASQAGVKIDLIVRGVCALRAGVSGLSENIRVRSIVGRFLEHSRVFYFYADGEETVYLSSADWMDRNFFRRVEIAFPIYDKTLKKRVVDEAFTYALRDNQLAWQQQPDGDYARVKSRREPFNLHHYLMQKLGV
- the glmM gene encoding phosphoglucosamine mutase; its protein translation is MSQRKYFGTDGVRGEVGGSVINAEFALRLGYAAGRVLAREHAVRGGSRPQVVIGKDTRISGYMLESALEAGLSAAGIDVLLAGPIPTPAVAYLTRALRLVAGIVISASHNPYQDNGIKFFSAQGMKLPDEIESAIEAALDEPLGCVSSEGLGRARRMSDSQGRYIEFCKSTFPNDLDLNGMKIVVDAAHGAAYNIAPHVFRELGAEVHAIGVHPDGFNINKGVGALHPESLAKEVQARGAHLGIALDGDADRLQVVDGEGRIYNGDELLYAIVRERMQRGKVDGVVGTLMTNFGFEREMKRLGVGFERANVGDRYVLEQMQARGWQYGGESSGHLLCLDCHSTGDGIIAALQVLTALRRSGETMAQWVRDLRMYPQKMINVPLAPGQDWKTHAGLTAARAAVEAELNGRGRILIRASGTEPKLRLMVEAEDESLAVSCAEKLAASLA
- a CDS encoding RlmE family RNA methyltransferase, translating into MAKNKFSKDWIHQHINDPYVKLAQQKGYRARAAFKLIEILDTEKLMRRGDLVIDLGSAPGSWSQVARERLAGPGGVVDGRIIALDLLPMEPVAGVEFIQGDFRDDDVLKQLEDMVGSRAVDLVISDMAPNLSGVGSADSARIQHVCELAMEFSRAHLKPNGALIVKAFHGSGFSQIVQSFKQHFKRVVERKPKASRDKSSETFLVARDLK
- a CDS encoding GNAT family N-acetyltransferase encodes the protein MLELARTTPSRNPAEPWKGNAPKVLAVGLARTAEEIEQIQRLRYDVFTEDMGAVFPDALDGIEHDRFDPFCEHLMVREMDTGRVVGTYRILTPEKAREAGGYYAQSEFDLSGLGPIRDQLVEVGRSCTHSDYRNGGVIMLLWSGLTEYLRRGGYEYVLGCASVSLRDDGVTAAEVWRTIMPKLPRAGEPSVTPLHRYPVEKLNSTLPARVPPLIKGYLKLGARVCGEPAWDPDFNAADFPVLLKMDRMDERYRRHFGLDQPAAVNGQR
- the ppx gene encoding exopolyphosphatase produces the protein MDQLLAAVDLGSNSFRLSIGRIVQQDGTPQIYQIDRLKETVRLAAGLDAEKRLGDDAIERAIAVLERFGDRLRSFHPNRVRAVATNTFRVARNTRDFLPRAEAALGFPIEVIAGREEARLIFSGVVHTLPPSPNKRLVIDIGGGSTEVIIGKGHEPGLMSSLYMGCVSYSRQFFSDGVVDAHQMKQAELAARREIEVIAKQYRKTGWKEAYGSSGTAKALFAILTESRFSDRGITRAGLAKLKDRIVRSGRVIPSELPGIKIERSDVLPGGLAIMSALFDELGIDVMHTGDGALRLGVLYDLLGRDDEHDKRDESVRQFMKRYHVDVNQARRVRHAALTLFDAMFPEGQERAELRPALGWAADLHEVGVSIAHNAYHKHTAYVLENADMPGFSRADQQLLALLALGHQGKLTKLEPLIRTRAQWKAILSLRLAVLLFRRRGEIEPLPLTASVRESSIVVRVNRDWLTQHPLSDFTLRAEEAEWNKVGFSFELLEF
- the ftsH gene encoding ATP-dependent zinc metalloprotease FtsH, whose product is MNNSFSKVAVWMVIALVLFTVFKQFDGRAQTQDGVSYTQFMDDAKAGRIRKVDVQGDVLYVTPDAGRAYTLTSPGDLWMVSDLLKYGVQVSGKPREEQSLLMSIFVSWFPMLLLIGVWVFFMRQMQGGGKGGAFSFGKSRARMLDENTNQITFADVAGCDEAKEDVQELVDFLRDPSKFQKLGGRIPRGVLMVGSPGTGKTLLAKAIAGEAKVPFFSISGSDFVEMFVGVGAARVRDMFENAKKHAPCIIFIDEIDAVGRQRGAGLGGGNDEREQTLNQMLVEMDGFESGQGVIVIAATNRPDVLDPALLRPGRFDRQVVVPLPDIRGREQILKVHMRKVPLSPNVDATILARGCPGFSGADLANLVNEAALFAARRNGRTVDMSDFEKAKDKIIMGAERRSIVMPEEERKNTAYHESGHAIVARMLPKTDPVHKVTIIPRGRALGVTMQLPETDRYSMDKGRLLSTIAVLFGGRIAEELFMDQMTTGASNDFERATAIARDIVTRYGMTDELGPMVYAENEGEVFLGRSVTKTTHMSEATMQKVDTEIRRIIDEQYQVARKILDENRDKVEVMTSALLEWETIDADQINDIIEGRPPRPPKTPQGPSDSTDTPPPSTGLAADGSTAAAV
- a CDS encoding YhbY family RNA-binding protein, whose translation is MPILELTSRERSDLRSAAHPLRPVVLIGDNGLTDAVLKEIDLALASHGLIKVRAGGDDREARETMLSTICDTLSCAAVHHLGKTLILFRPLAGNIKPAALAAMEPEAPAKRRASEPYTPKKLAAEGKSLAKRPRRSESEEPKPAKTRFVPQDQLNKNGKPMRPSNKRATASGHGIPRRAGSALSLRAGARSGTSRKTSKR